Proteins co-encoded in one Malus domestica chromosome 09, GDT2T_hap1 genomic window:
- the LOC103442602 gene encoding glutamate receptor 3.4 produces the protein MEVLLMNRPTDHVCKTTLFALILCMWVSMQVMAGTENATHLSARPSSLNIGALFTFNSVIGRAAKPAILAAIDDVNSDQSILRGTKLNIILHDTNCSEFLGTVEAMELINNDVVAAVGPQSSGIAHVISHVVNELHVPLLSFGATDPSLAALKYPYFVRTTQSDYFQMYAVADLVEYFGWREVIAIFVDDDYGRNGISILADALAVKRSKISYKAAFSPGALKSDINELLMGVNLMESRVYIVHVHPDSGLTIFSIAKALGMMTSGYVWIATDWLPSYLDSLNPPGPDTTNLLQGVVALRHHTPDTDLKKRFMSRWSKLKHEGTPSFNSYALYAYDSIWLAARALDVFFNEGGNVSFSNYPRLKDTNRSTLHLTSLRIFYGGQKYLQTILKMNFTGISGQIEFDQDKYLVRPAYDILNIGGTGSRRVGYWSNSTGLSVIAPEILYKKPFNRNTTAQLYSVIWPGEVTATPRGWVFPNNGRPLRIGVPYRVSYKDFVAKDKSPAGVRGYCIDVFEAAVNLLPYAVPRTYMLYGDGKRNPEYSSLVAQVAQNKFDAAVGDVTITNNRTRIVDFTQPYMESGLVVVVPVKKAKSNPWVFLKPFTYQMWLVTGAFFLFVGAVVWILEHRFNHEFRGPPSQQLITIFWFSFSTMFFSHRENTVSTLGRLVVIIWLFVVLIINSSYTASLTSILTVQQLTSRIEGIDSLISSNDRIGVQDGSFAWRYLVDEMNIAESRLVKLKDMEAYIKALTDGPRRGGVAAIVDELPYIELFMSSTKCAFRTVGLEFTKSGWGFAFQKDSPLAVDLSTAILQLSENGDLQKIHDKWFKHNECPTQLNDVDADLQLSLTSFWGLFLICGIACFLALAVFFCRILCQYRRFTPEPVEADAEEIGPTNTRSRRSLGSTSFKGLMVFVDKKEAEIKHMLKRKTSDSKHEASPSADGQLHSLREEDLPSAG, from the exons ATGGAGGTATTGCTGATGAATAGGCCTACTGACCATGTATGCAAGACAACACTGTTTGCGTTGATCTTGTGTATGTGGGTGTCCATGCAAGTGATGGCTGGAACAGAAAATGCCACGCATTTGTCTGCAAGGCCAAGTTCTCTGAATATTGGAGCTCTGTTTACTTTCAATTCGGTTATTGGGAGGGCAGCCAAGCCGGCAATTTTAGCTGCAATTGATGATGTCAATTCTGATCAAAGCATTCTTCGCGGGACAAAATTGAACATTATTCTCCATGACACGAATTGCAGTGAATTTCTTGGAACTGTTGAAG CTATGGAGCTGATTAACAACGACGTGGTTGCTGCAGTCGGCCCACAATCCTCTGGAATAGCTCATGTCATATCCCATGTTGTTAATGAGCTCCATGTACCACTTCTATCATTTGGAGCAACAGACCCCTCCCTTGCTGCTCTCAAATACCCATATTTTGTCCGAACCACACAGAGTGACTATTTCCAAATGTATGCAGTTGCTGATTTAGTTGAGTATTTTGGATGGAGAGAAGTAATAGCAATCTTTGTAGATGATGATTATGGCCGAAATGGGATTTCTATACTAGCCGATGCCTTGGCAGTGAAGCGTTCTAAGATCTCATACAAGGCTGCCTTCTCTCCTGGAGCCCTCAAAAGCGATATCAATGAATTGTTGATGGGAGTGAACCTCATGGAATCTCGGGTTTATATTGTACATGTTCATCCCGACTCCGGTTTAACTATTTTTTCCATTGCCAAGGCACTTGGAATGATGACCAGTGGCTATGTCTGGATTGCGACGGATTGGCTTCCTTCCTATTTAGATTCACTAAATCCCCCTGGCCCTGACACAACGAATCTCTTACAAGGGGTTGTTGCTCTCCGTCATCATACCCCAGATACTGATCTGAAAAAGCGCTTTATGTCTAGATGGAGCAAATTGAAACATGAAGGGACTCCAAGCTTCAATTCTTATGCGCTTTATGCATACGACTCTATTTGGCTAGCAGCCCGTGCTCTTGATGTTTTCTTCAACGAAGGTGGGAATGTATCTTTCTCTAATTACCCAAGGTTGAAAGACACAAATCGAAGCACACTGCATTTAACATCACTCCGCATTTTTTATGGAGGCCAAAAATATCTACAGACGATTCTTAAGATGAACTTCACAGGTATAAGCGGTCAGATTGAGTTTGATCAAGATAAATATCTAGTTCGTCCAGCGTATGACATTCTGAATATTGGAGGAACTGGTTCTCGTAGAGTTGGCTATTGGTCAAATTCTACTGGTCTCTCGGTCATTGCTCCAGAGATATTATATAAGAAGCCATTCAATAGGAATACGACTGCTCAACTTTATAGTGTAATATGGCCTGGTGAAGTTACAGCTACACCTCGGGGATGGGTATTTCCCAACAACGGCAGGCCACTGCGAATTGGAGTGCCTTATCGAGTAAGTTACAAAGATTTTGTGGCTAAAGACAAGAGCCCTGCAGGGGTCAGAGGATACTGTATTGATGTCTTTGAAGCTGCTGTAAACTTGTTGCCGTATGCTGTGCCACGTACGTATATGTTGTATGGAGATGGTAAGAGGAATCCTGAGTACAGCAGTCTTGTAGCCCAGGTTGCGCAAAAT aaaTTTGATGCAGCTGTTGGAGATGTTACAATTACTAATAATAGGACAAGAATAGTTGATTTTACGCAGCCTTACATGGAATCGGGACTTGTTGTAGTTGTTCCTGTCAAAAAGGCAAAATCAAACCCTTGGGTTTTCCTCAAGCCGTTTACTTACCAGATGTGGTTGGTCACCGGTGCCTTCTTCCTTTTTGTGGGAGCTGTTGTTTGGATTCTTGAGCACCGGTTCAATCATGAGTTCCGTGGTCCACCAAGCCAACAGCTCATAACCATTTTTTG GTTTAGTTTCTCCACAATGTTTTTCTCACACA GAGAGAACACTGTGAGCACCCTGGGACGGCTGGTGGTGATTATATGGTTATTTGTAGTGTTAATTATCAATTCTAGCTACACTGCTAGTTTGACTTCAATTCTTACAGTGCAACAGCTGACGTCACGGATTGAAGGGATTGATAGCTTGATATCAAGTAATGATCGAATCGGAGTTCAAGACGGGTCATTTGCTTGGAGGTATTTGGTTGATGAGATGAACATAGCGGAATCTAGACTTGTTAAGTTGAAAGACATGGAAGCCTATATTAAAGCCCTTACGGATGGACCAAGACGTGGTGGGGTAGCTGCCATCGTTGATGAGCTTCCTTACATTGAGTTGTTCATGTCCAGCACCAAATGTGCATTCAGGACTGTAGGGCTGGAGTTTACCAAAAGCGGATGGGGATTC GccttccaaaaggattctccTCTTGCTGTTGACTTGTCGACAGCGATTCTTCAACTTTCAGAGAACGGTGATCTACAAAAGATCCATGATAAGTGGTTTAAGCATAACGAGTGCCCTACTCAACTCAATGACGTTGATGCAGACCTGCAGCTATCTCTAACAAGCTTTTGGGGCCTGTTTCTTATCTGCGGTATTGCATGCTTCCTTGCTCTTGCGGTGTTCTTCTGTAGAATCCTTTGTCAATACCGCAGATTTACCCCAGAGCCTGTGGAAGCGGACGCTGAGGAGATTGGACCTACCAACACGAGATCTAGACGCTCACTTGGGTCAACCAGTTTCAAGGGTCTTATGGTCTTTGTAGATAAGAAAGAAGCAGAGATAAAGCACATGCTGAAGCGAAAGACTAGTGATAGTAAGCACGAAGCTAGCCCGAGCGCTGATGGGCAGCTGCATTCCCTTCGTGAGGAAGATTTGCCTTCGGCGGGTTGA